The proteins below come from a single Euleptes europaea isolate rEulEur1 chromosome 5, rEulEur1.hap1, whole genome shotgun sequence genomic window:
- the SCG2 gene encoding secretogranin-2, which translates to MADAKVSLLGTALLLALLFALTCFANAASFQRYQKTQKDPDYLMKNLQRVPSPDMIKALEYIESLRQQTSNGETSPDYSSYQGAQYILQSKESKDQNYLPDTLRESLADEESQWVKAMLKALRQGEKESKGAPKENKPYGMNLDNVFLDGMTDDYDDRSWADTWHKHSRKPHAYFEENPRDSPYKRTNEIVEEQYTPQSLATLESVFQELGKMMGPSNPQKERFEEQKLYADDEDDGYKGNNIAYEDVVGGEDWNPIEEKVESETQEEIRNSKEEIEKNEEEIDDEMKRSDVLDGDVKSENKDQTSDDVSKVMDYYLKKMNSAGSDILRAKQSEDKRAARLLGKELDPQTIYQLIEISRNLQIPPEDLIEMLRAGDKHQSEKEQEPELPEDIDEIPESNVDNSDVFKNKMNSLTGYRKQRLNFMPDNLPEDLNVEDIINLLGTENVNNQKPSYLVNQFNQENGLPRVSYIPGRSKGHQLPKASWLSHLERRQMEQETLNEKEEDLAAYLAKMLAKYPEVINTRQIKQVPLALSSEDDLQEDDQFEQAIKEHLNQLGSHESDKLSSFNKRLSMAQENDDTQNRPYMDEDVLAKVLEYLNQDTSEKGRDHITKRAMENM; encoded by the coding sequence ATGGCCGATGCTAAGGTTTCCCTGCTTGGAACAGCCTTGCTTCTTGCCCTTCTTTTTGCCCTAACATGTTTTGCCAATGCTGCTTCATTTCAACGTTACCAAAAGACCCAGAAAGACCCAGATTACCTAATGAAAAACTTGCAAAGGGTCCCAAGCCCAGATATGATCAAAGCTCTGGAATATATTGAAAGTCTTAGACAGCAAACCAGCAATGGAGAAACAAGCCCAGATTATAGTTCCTATCAAGGTGCCCAATACATTCTGCAATCAAAAGAAAGTAAAGACCAGAACTACTTACCAGATACTCTAAGGGAATCTTTGGCAGATGAGGAGTCACAGTGGGTTAAGGCAATGTTGAAAGCTCTAAGGCAAGGAGAAAAAGAATCAAAGGGTGCCCCAAAAGAAAATAAACCATATGGCATGAACTTAGACAATGTCTTCCTAGATGGAATGACTGATGATTATGATGATCGTTCTTGGGCTGATACATGGCACAAACATTCAAGGAAGCCACATGCCTATTTTGAAGAAAATCCAAGAGACAGTCCTTATAAACGAACAAATGAAATAGTGGAAGAACAGTACACACCTCAAAGTCTTGCTACTTTAGAATCAGTATTTCAGGAGCTGGGGAAAATGATGGGACCAAGTAACCCCCAAAAAGAAAGGTTTGAAGAACAGAAATTGTAtgctgatgatgaagatgatggtTATAAAGGAAATAACATTGCTTATGAGGATGTGGTTGGAGGAGAGGACTGGAACCCAATAGAGGAAAAAGTGGAAAGTGAAACCCAAGAAGAAATAAGAAACAGTAAAGAAGAAATTGAGAAAAATGAAGAGGAAATTGATGATGAAATGAAGAGGTCAGACGTTCTGGACGGAGATGTGAAAAGTGAGAATAAAGATCAAACATCAGATGACGTTTCCAAGGTGATGGACTATTATTTGAAGAAGATGAAcagtgctggaagtgacatcttaAGGGCCAAGCAAAGTGAAGACAAGAGAGCAGCCAGACTTTTGGGGAAGGAACTTGATCCTCAGACTATTTATCAGTTAATAGAGATATCAAGGAATTTACAAATTCCACCTGAGGATTTAATTGAGATGTTGAGAGCTGGAGATAAACATCAGAGTGAAAAGGAACAAGAGCCTGAACTCCCAGAAGATATAGATGAGATCCCTGAATCAAATGTAGACAATTCAGATGTATTCAAAAATAAGATGAACTCTTTAACTGGTTACAGAAAACAGCGGCTTAATTTTATGCCCGATAACCTGCCAGAAGACCTCAATGTTGAAGATATCATAAATCTTCTAGGAACTGAAAATGTCAATAATCAGAAACCTTCTTATCTTGTAAATCAGTTCAACCAAGAAAATGGTTTGCCAAGAGTGTCCTATATCCCTGGAAGATCTAAAGGACATCAGCTACCCAAAGCTTCTTGGCTTAGCCATTTGGAAAGACGACAAATGGAACAAGAAACTCTAAATGAGAAGGAAGAAGACTTAGCAGCTTACTTAGCTAAGATGCTGGCAAAATATCCTGAAGTTATCAATACACGTCAGATTAAGCAAGTTCCACTTGCACTCTCCTCTGAGGATGACTTGCAAGAGGATGACCAGTTTGAGCAGGCCATCAAAGAACACTTAAACCAACTGGGATCTCATGAATCGGACAAACTCAGCTCATTCAACAAAAGGCTCTCAATGGCCCAAGAGAATGATGATACACAAAACAGACCATATATGGATGAGGATGTGCTAGCAAAGGTTCTGGAATATCTAAACCAGGATACGTCTGAAAAGGGAAGAGACCACATTACTAAAAGGGCAATGGAAAATATGTAG